In one window of Archocentrus centrarchus isolate MPI-CPG fArcCen1 chromosome 11, fArcCen1, whole genome shotgun sequence DNA:
- the LOC115788834 gene encoding C-type lectin domain family 6 member A-like, with protein MGVNSGSTLFEEKQLEASTDKRQCRQLVHYFSLLCFLLTLIVLLQTLCLVQITLVSQSRSALQENKLRDLRIRLETLNQSYQLLFSQYPALNQYCPISNSTTGERECRPCLDGWMPQGEKCFLFSQDRADWISSQYHCMALGGVMAIIRTEEEQEFLWEKAQSLSQGDSYWLGLRSSSADGGWRWSDGSLLENGLQFWGREPDDVGESRVDLCGRLTPRDAYSRSWFTFRCSNKLRRICARRRASLQ; from the exons ATGGGAGTGAATAGTGGATCGACTCTGTTTGAagagaaacagctggaagcaTCCACAGACAAAc GTCAGTGCAGACAGTTGGTTCACTACTTCTCTCTGCTCTGCTTCCTGCTCACCCTCATCGTTCTGCTCCAGACTCTCTGCT TGGTTCAGATCACACTGGTGTCTCAGTCCCGGTCAGCCctgcaggaaaacaaactgagagATCTGAGAATCAGACTGGAGACGCTCAACCAGTCATATCAGCTCCTGTTCTCCCAGTATCCTGCTCTAAACCAGTACTGCCCCATCAGCAACTCCACCACTggtg AAAGAGAGTGCAGACCGTGCTTGGATGGCTGGATGCCTCAGGGAGAGAAATGCTTCCTCTTCAGCCAGGACAGAGCTGACTGGATCAGCAGCCAGTACCACTGCATGGCACTGGGGGGCGTTATGGCCATAATAaggacagaggaggagcag GAGTTTCTGTGGGAAAAGGCCCAGAGTCTGAGTCAGGGGGACTCTTACTGGCTCGGCCTGAGGAGCAGCAGCGCTGACGGGGGCTGGAGGTGGAGCGATGGCTCGCTGCTGGAGAACGGACTGCA ATTTTGGGGACGCGAGCCAGATGATGTGGGTGAGAGCAGGGTGGATCTGTGCGGTCGACTCACCCCGAGAGACGCGTACAGCAGGAGCTGGTTCACCTTCAGGTGCTCCAACAAGCTGAGGAGGATCTGTGCGAGGAGGCGAGCTTCTCTGCAGTGA
- the LOC115788710 gene encoding uncharacterized protein LOC115788710 isoform X1 — translation MSDTVQEKIKNYRTAPFDARFPNTNQTRNCFQNYLGKSDVCCTQYQCTLILPQMQQGSVSQRPGHSCLRVVPQGLQEPLPHRLGSEMG, via the exons ATGTCTGACACCGTCCAGGAGAAGATCAAGAACTACAGGACGGCTCCGTTTGATGCCCGCTTCCCCAACACCAACCAGACCCGCAACTGTTTCCAGAACTATCTGGGTAAATCAGACGTCTGCTGCACACAATATCAATGCACGCTGAT ACTTCCACAGATGCAACAAGGTTCTGTCAGCCAAAGACCAGGACACAGCTGCCTGCGAGTGGTACCGCAGGGTCTACAAGAGCCTCTGCCCCATCGGTTGG GTTCAGAAATGGGATGA
- the LOC115788710 gene encoding cytochrome c oxidase subunit 6B1-like isoform X2: protein MSDTVQEKIKNYRTAPFDARFPNTNQTRNCFQNYLDFHRCNKVLSAKDQDTAACEWYRRVYKSLCPIGWVQKWDDQLEAGNFPGKI, encoded by the exons ATGTCTGACACCGTCCAGGAGAAGATCAAGAACTACAGGACGGCTCCGTTTGATGCCCGCTTCCCCAACACCAACCAGACCCGCAACTGTTTCCAGAACTATCTGG ACTTCCACAGATGCAACAAGGTTCTGTCAGCCAAAGACCAGGACACAGCTGCCTGCGAGTGGTACCGCAGGGTCTACAAGAGCCTCTGCCCCATCGGTTGG GTTCAGAAATGGGATGATCAGTTAGAGGCAGGAAACTTCCCCGGGAAGATTTAA